A genomic window from Sporosarcina sp. Marseille-Q4063 includes:
- a CDS encoding helix-turn-helix domain-containing protein, protein MTSSVNKKIRCIRKKLNVNQSLIADKLNITVQSYSMKERGTRPITTGELETIAKQLKVPVAIFFEK, encoded by the coding sequence ATGACGAGTTCAGTAAATAAGAAAATTAGATGTATCAGGAAGAAATTAAATGTCAATCAATCACTTATCGCTGATAAGCTGAACATTACAGTGCAGTCTTACAGTATGAAAGAGAGAGGGACACGCCCGATTACTACTGGTGAGCTAGAAACAATTGCAAAACAATTAAAAGTACCAGTCGCTATTTTTTTTGAAAAATAA
- a CDS encoding DUF771 domain-containing protein, with protein MVQQLSVNLTIPIPQDSVLIGKVELEELRKLELSGVYWNMKELEHRTGKKHEWLKENILFRQQFRKELDSENGGYVFYPKGKGQTWSFQASKMAVFLDKNFHRVFR; from the coding sequence ATGGTGCAACAACTTTCAGTCAATCTTACAATTCCAATTCCACAAGATTCTGTATTGATTGGCAAAGTGGAGCTTGAAGAATTAAGAAAACTAGAACTAAGTGGCGTGTATTGGAACATGAAAGAGTTAGAACATCGTACGGGAAAAAAACACGAATGGTTAAAGGAAAATATTCTCTTTCGACAGCAATTTCGAAAAGAACTTGATAGCGAGAATGGCGGCTATGTTTTCTATCCAAAAGGAAAAGGTCAGACCTGGTCATTTCAAGCGTCAAAGATGGCAGTTTTTCTAGATAAGAACTTCCATCGAGTTTTTAGGTAA